The region TTAGTTGATTAGTCTTTAATTCATTAAGTGCAGTCATCACATCCATGATTAGAAATATTGCTGTCAACATAATTGACGCACATAACATACCTTTTTTTCTTTGATGATACGTATCCTTAATTGAATGAAATATGCTATCTATCGATTTTAGTGACAGTTCTCTTTTTTTTATCTTTTTTTTATACTCATCTGATAAACCTTCTATGTATAGTACTCCCATTAAACATTTTCCACCTTTTTCTTAAACAAATTCCAATTTTCTTGTTATACTATATCACAAAAGTGGTTCATTGTCTATCTCTAGGAGAATATCCAATATCCCTAGTTCTGCTTAATAATTGGATTTCATCCCAAATCCCATGTACAATAGTATTTTCAAATTCCGTAGGCACAGAGGAATTTCTTCCTTGCCTTACCCCCTAAAAGAAGTAACAATGCAGAAGGGACAATTTAAAAAAAGTCTAATAAATCTTGGTGAAAAAATCGTAAAAGACTTAGATATTTCAATCTTATCATGCACAAGGCTTTGGCAAATATATAGATGCTTAATACAAATTAAAGAATGCTAATGAGATTACATCCCAAATTTCATGTACGATAGTATTTTCAAATTCCGTAGACACGGAGGAATTTCTTCCTTGCTTTACCCCCTAACGGAAGTAATGGTGCATAAGGAACGATTTAAAAAAAGTCTAATAAATCTTGGTGAAAAAAATCTTAAAATGCTTAGATATTTCAATCTGTTTGAGCTTTTTTTCAGCGAGTTATTGAAATATCTTAGTATTTTAAGATTTTGAGTTAATAAATTGTAGTTATTAGCCGTAAACATTAAGATAGCCTATATTTTATAAAGAAGGATAATGGGTCCCTGACCCAAACCCCAGTTATGATAAGATTCATAGACTTTTTTTAATGTTCCTTATGTACTGTTACTTCTTATCTGAAAATGTATCGCACTGTGTTCCTTCACTTGTCGCAGCTCCTGGTCCATATATCTGAACATTCCTTGCGGAACATAATTTGTGATCATTATAATTGCAATGAACTGCTTCACATTTTATTCTTGGACTCATAACTATTGAATCTTTATTGAATACCTGCCTTATTTCCCCGGAAATATTCATATTAACTAAATTTGATATCGCATTTTTTACACCTTTTTCTGCAAATGTTTCACATTCAGTATCTACAGCAGCATTTGCTTTTATTCCATGTACATTAATTGTACTAGCCGTACATAACCCATTCATATTGTTTACACATGTCCCTGCACTACACATTAACTTTGTCGATGTTGACATAATATCCTCCTCCAATTATACGTGCCTTAATTCAAAGCACTATATGATATAACATTATTTTCTACATATTGCTTAATTTATATTCATATATATTGGAGTTTTTTATTTACTTTCTCATTTTTTATCTCGATATACTACTTTGCCTTTACAAATAGTTACTTTTATCTTTCCAGACAGTTCCTTGCCTATGAATGGAGAATTTGATGCTTTAGACGCAAATCCATCTTCACTTACAACATACTTTTCATCTGGATTGAATATTACAATATCTGCTCTATGATTTTCTTTTATATATCCTCTATCAATATTATAAAATTTAGCTGGATTTACTGTAAGCTTAGATATTACTTCCATGTAATTTAATTCATGTTTCTTTATTAAATTGGTTACTGCCAAAGAAAGTGCAGTTTCAAGCCCTATCATACCACTTGGTGCTTTTGAAAATTCTCTTTGCTTTTCAAGTTTAGTATGAGGCGCATGATCTGTTGCTATTACTTCTATAGTATCATCTTTCATGGCATTTATTATTGCTTTCCTATCTTCTTCCGTCCTAAGAGGAGGATTTACCTTGGCATTAGTCCCACTTCTCAGTATTTCGTCTTCAGTGATACTAAAGTGCTGTGGTGTAGCTTCAGCTATTATGTTAGCTCCCATTTTTTTCGCCCATCTTATAATTTCTATTGAATCTTTTGAACTTATATGCTGTATATCAACTTTTGCTTTAGTCGATACAGCCAAAACTGAATCTCTGGCTGTTAAAACACTTTCCGCTTCACTTAAAGCACCCTTAATATTAAGCTTTTTAGCTATTTTACCCATGTTTATTCCACTTTGACATATTAGACTAGGATCCTCTTCATGAAAACTTAATGGAACATTTAGCTTTTTCGCAAGCTTCATGGCTTCTAATACAATTTTTGCATCCATTATAGGTTTTCCATCATCAGAAAATCCAACAGCTCCATTATCTTTTAATACTGTCATATCTACTAGTTCCTCGCCCTGCATTCCTTTTGTTATTGAGCCAACTTGAAGTACTTCTACTTCAGCAGATTTAGCTTTATCTAATATATACTTTAAAGTTTCAACATTATCAACTACTGGTTTAGTATTAGCCATACATATTACAGTAGTATATCCTCCTTTTGCTGCTGCGTAAGATCCTGTTATTATGTCTTCCTTTTCTGTAAAGCCAGGATCTCTAAAATGACTATGTATATCAATAAATCCAGGTGCTACTATGCAATTTAATGCATCAATTACTTGCACATTTTCTTCCTCTTTTATATTTTCATATATTTTAATTACCTTTTCATTCTCTATTAAAATATCAAATTTACCTTCTCTTTTACTTAAGGGATCAACTAAATATCCATTTTTTATAAGTATCATAATATACTCCTTTATAAGTATTTTTAATATATATAATTATACAACAAAAAAGCACCCGAAGGTGCAAAACAAAAAAGGTTGCCATTTTATTTATATTTCTTATATTTTACCATTTTATTATTATAACCATAATAACCAATTTTAAACAATTTGTTATAATATTTTTATAATACACCACTATAAAGCTGATAATAAACTTTTAAGCATAATAAAAAAAGAGGTTGCAAGCCCCTACGTCAAGCAACCCCTTCTTCTCATTGGGTTTTAGTTAATTTATAATATAAAGTTATTTATATTATCATAATTATTAAATATCTTATTCAACTACGTGAACTTTGATCATGTTAGTAGTACCAGATACATTTGTTGGTACACCTGCAGCTACTACTACAAGATCTCCCTTTTTAACATATCCAGCTTCAAGAGCTTTAGCTACTGAAGTTTGTATAAGTTCATCTGTTGAACCGAATTTATCAGATATTATTGGATATACTCCCCAGTTCATTGCAAGTTTTCTTGCTACTTTTTCAGATGGAGTAACTGCAATTACAGGAGTCTTTGGTCTGTATTTTGAAACTGTTTTTGCTGTATTTCCAGTTTGAGTTGCTGTTATTATTGCTGCTGCATCTAAGTCTGATGCTGCTACGCAAGCTCCAAGGCTTATTGCATCTGCTGTATTTTTTCTTTCATTTGCTTTTCTATCTTCTAAGAATTTTGTATAATCGATTTGTGTTTCTGTTTCCTGAGCTATTTTAGCCATTGTAGTTACAGCTTCAATAGGATAAGCTCCATTAGCACTTTCACCACTTAACATTATAGCATCTGTTCCATCAAATATTGCATTTGCTATATCTGAAGCTTCTGCTCTTGTAGGTCTTGGATTTCTTATCATTGAATCAAGCATTTGAGTTGCTGTTATGACAGGTTTTCCTGCTGCATTACATTTTTTGATTATCATTTTTTGAATTAGTGGAACTCTTTGTATAGGAATTTCAACTCCCATATCTCCTCTAGCAACCATTATTCCGTCTGAAACTTCGATGATTGCATCTATGTTATCAACGCCTTCTTGGTTTTCTATTTTAGGGAATATCTGTATGTTATCTCCACCATGCTCTTTTAATACTTTTCTGATTGCAATTACATCTTCTGGTTTTCTTATGAATGATGCACTTACCATATCTATTTCTTCTTCACATCCGAATATTAAATCGCCCTTATCTTTTTCTGTCATTGCTGGAAGTTGTATAGATACGTTTGGAACATTTACTCCTTTGTGACTTCCTACTAAACCAGTGTTATCAACTTTACAGTGTATATCTTTACCTTCTATTGACTCTACTGTAAGTCCAACTAAACCATCATCTATTAATATATTGTTTCCAGGTTTTACATCTTTATATAATCCCTTATATGAAACTGAACATTTTGTAGCATCTCCAACTATATCATCGCCACAAGAAACTGTGAATTTTGAACCTTTTTTAAGCTCAAGTTTTGAAGGATTGAAATCTCCAGTTCTTATTTCTGGTCCCTTAGTATCAAGACAAATAGCTACAGGTTTATTTAACTTTGCTCTAACCTTTTTTACTAATGCTATTCTTCTACCGTGCTCTTCATGATCACCGTGTGAAAAATTATGTCTTGAAGCATTCATTCCTGCTTTTACAAAAGCTGTTACAATTTCTTCTGTCTCACTTGCTGGTCCTACTGTAAAAATCATTTTAGTTTTTTGCATTATATTATCTCCTCATCTTTTATATAAATTGTGATTTGAATTAAAAAAAATCATTTATATATATATGTTAATTAATCATATGATTAATTACTTTCCTATTTTGAAAGCATGTTAGCTATATCGTATAATTTATCATCAAATTTTCTTGGAACTGCTAGTGCTTCATCGATATCTTGATCGATTATTTTTCCATTTCTTATACCTATAACTCTAGAAGTTTTTCCTTCAAGTAAAACTTCTACAGCTTTTACTCCCATTCTAGAAGCAAGCATTCTATCAAAAGCTGATGGACTTCCACCTCTTTGAATGTGTCCAAGTATTGTAGCTCTAGTCTCTATTCCAGTAACCTCCTGAACTTTCTTGGCAAGCTCGGCTGCTCCTCCAACTCCCTCTGCCAAAATTATGAGATTATGCATTTTTCCTCTTAGTTTACCTTCAAGTATATTCTTACATAATTCATTGAAATCATATCCCTTTTCAGGTAATATGACACTTTCTGCTCCTCCTGCTATTCCAGAAAAAAGAGCTATATCACCACAATCTCTTCCCATAACCTCTACTATACTTACTCTCTCATGAGAAGTAGATGTGTCTCTCAATTTATTTATTGCATCAAGTACTGTATTCAGTGTAGTATCAAATCCTATTGTATAATCAGTGTAAGAAAGATCGTTATCTATAGTACCTGGCAAACCAACTGTTTTTACACCAAGTTTTGAAAGCTTTTGTGCTCCCATAAAAGAACCATTTCCACCTATTACGACAAGACTATCAATACCAAAAACTTTAAGTACATTTGCAGCTTTTTTTCTGCCTTCTTCTTTTAAGAACTCCTTGCAGCGTGCTGTTCTTAGCATAGTGCCTCCACGCTGTATTATATCTGATACACTGTGCCTATTCATATCAAATATTTCGCCATTTATAAGACCGCTGTAGCCTCGTTCTATTCCTTTAACTTTAAGGCCTTTGTCTATGGCAGTTCTTACTACTGCCCTTATTGCAGCATTCATTCCTGGTGCATCTCCACCACTTGTTAAAACAGCTATTGTTTTCATATTATTATACCTCCCATGACCGCAGGGACTTAATGTGTCCCGCGCTATTTATAGAAACAAGTATATAAATTCCAACCTAAAACAACAACTTTTAAAATTCCTCGTCTATAATTTTAATAGAAAAGTCAAAAATATTCAATGCCTTTATAAAAAATATGCTAATTTTATTAATTTAATAACATATAAGTTAACATTTTTCTGTAAAACCATGCTCAAATATTTTTAACTTATAATACTATTTTAAATTATATGAATTTCCGTTTTTATTATAACACTTTTACGTTACTTTCGCCAAATTTATCCTTCAAAAATTTTATTAAATCTGGTTCATTTTGAACCCATAAAAACTTATCAATAAGAAATTTTCTTCTTTCCTTTTTAGTACATAAATATATTGGAGTATCTCCTCTATATAAAAGCAACATTTTCCTCATATTTTTTATTGAATTTTTCACTTCAGCTTCATCTTCAACAAGTATATATATTTTCTCATTATTACCTACAAGAGGTGATATTTCCTCGCATATTATCTTAGGTTGTTCGTCTTCTCTCTTGTTTACTCTCCCTTTTATTATCACCATTTCATCTTCTTTTATGTAAGAAGCATTTCGTTCTAATACTTTAGGAAATATTATAACCTCAATGGCTGCATACATATCTTCTATTTTAATAAAAGCCATCATAGTATTGTTTTTAGTTACTTTTTTAGTTACAGACGTTACTATTCCTCCTATGATAACACGAGTACCGTCCTTTATCTTAGAGTTTTCATCTATTCCTGCATTATCTTCAAGAGACTCATTTACTACTATATCAGATATTTTCACGCTTGTTACATTTTTTAAAGTCTCTTCATAATCTTCTAGTGGATTACCTGAAAGATATAATCCTGTCATTTCCTTCTCCATTGCAAGTAAATATTTTTTATCAAACTCTTTTATATCTGGATATTGAATTTCAACTTGTTTGTATTCTTCCTGTCCAAAGTCTGTAAATAAATTCATCTGACCTTTTATATTCTTTTTTCTCTGTCCTGAAATCCCATCCATTATCTTTTCAAATACAGCAAGAAGCTTTGACCTATATACTCCCAAAGTATCAAATCCACCTGCCTTTATTATACTTTCAACAGCTCTTTTGTTTACTTCAGAAGTATCAATTTTATTGCAAAAATCGGTAAAGGAAGCAAAATTGCCTTTGCTATCTCTTGCTTTAACTATACTTTCAATTACATTTACTCCTACATTTTTAATAGCAGCAAGACCAAACCTTATTGTATCTTTCTTTACTGTGAATTTGGAGTAACTTTCATTTATGTCTGGTGGAAGAACTTGAATTCCAAGCTCCTCTGCACATCTTATATAAAAAGCCACTTTTTCATTGTTGCCCATTACACTGTTGAGCATAGCAGCTAAATATTCACCAGGATAATAATGAACAAGATATGCTGTCTCATAAGCTACTACTGCATATGCAGCTGCATGAGATTTATTAAATGCGTAACTTGCAAAATCCATCATAGAATCAAATATATCATTAGCTATTTTTTCTGAAATTCCATTTCTTACGCAGCCAGGTACTTCAACTTTTCCATCCTCACCTACAATTCCATGGATAAAATTATGTCTCTCTTCTTCCATAACATGATGCTTTTTCTTAGACATGGCACGCCTTACAAGATCACTTCTACCCATAGAATATCCTGCTAAATCTCTTACTATCTGCATTACTTGTTCCTGGTATATTATGCATCCGTAAGTTACATCTAGAATATGTCTAAGCTCTGGAGTTACATACTTTATGTCTTCTGGATTGTTTTTATTCTTTATGTAACGTGGTATTTCATTCATAGGCCCTGGTCTATAAAGACTTATTCCAGCTATTATATCCTCTAGGTTATCCGGTTTGAGCTCCTTCATGAAACTAGTCATGCCTGAAGATTCAAGCTGAAATACGCCTACTGTTCTGCCTTCCCCTATCATTTTATATACACTGCTATCATCAAAATTTATATTATCAATATCTATATCAACATTTCTGTTCTGCTTAACCATTTTTATGGTATCACTTATAACTGTCAACGTTCTTAGCCCTAAGAAGTCCATCTTAAGTAATCCAAGCTCTTCAAGTATTCCCATTGTAAACTGAGCTACTATAGAATCTTCATTTTTCAGAAGAGGCACATAATTTACAAGAGGCTGTGAAGATATAACAACTCCTGCAGCATGTGTAGAAGTATGCCTAGGTAGTCCCTCAAGCTTTCTTGAGATATCTATTAACTCTTTTACTCTATCATCATTATCATATTCAGCCTTAAGTTCAGGGTTCATTTCAAGAGCTTTGTCTATGGTTATATTGAGTACATTTGGAATCATCTTAGCTATTTTATCCACTTCACCGTAGGAATAATTCATAGCTCTTCCAACATCACGTATACATAGTCTAGCTGCCATTGTTCCAAAGGTTACAATTTGTGATACACAGTCTTTTCCATACTTTCTTACAACATAATCAATTACCTTTTGACGCTTTTCATAGCAGAAATCACTATCTATATCCGGCATAGAAACTCTATCTGGATTCAAGAATCTTTCAAATATCAGATTATATTTTATAGGATCAATCTTAGTTATTCCAAGGGTATACGCTACAATTGAACCAGCAGCTGAACCTCTTCCAGGTCCCGTTGGAACATCATGTTCTCTTGCAAATTTAATAAAGTCCCATACTATTAAAAAGTAATCTACATAGCCCATCCTCTTTATTATGCCAAGCTCATATTCAAGCCTGTCCTTTAGAGTATCCGTCATATCTTCATACCTTTTCTTTAATCCTGAATAGCATAAATTTTTAAGATATTCATAATGATCTGTTCCTTCAGCCAGTGGAAAATTAGGCAGCTTAGATTCATGAAACTTATAATCAAAATTACACTCATCAGCTATCTTAGCTGTGTTTAGCAGAGCATCTTTTGCATAAGAAAACTGTTCATACATATCTTCCTGACTTTTAAGATAAAATTGCTCTGGGGCATATCTCATCCTATTTTCGTCTTCTATAGTTTTACCAGTCTGTATGCATAAAAGTATATCATGAGACCTTGAGTCTTCTTTATTTATGTAGTGAACATCATTTGTCGCTATTAAAGGTATGTCAAGTTCTTTAGACATGCTTACAAGAGTATCATTAACCTTCATATCATTTTCAAGTCCATGATACTGAAGTTCTAGATAAAATCCGTCTTTAAATGTATCTTTATAAAAAAGTGCTGCCTGTTTTGACTTTTCAAGATTGTCTTTTAAAATATATGACTGAACCTCTCCTCCAAAACATGCACTTGAGGCTATTAATCCTTCGCTGTGACTTTTAAGATACTCATGATCAACTCTAGGCTTATAATAGAAACCATCTATAGAGGCCTTTGAAACAATTTTCATGAGATTTTCATATCCAGTTTCATTTTTTACAAGTAAAACTAAATGATAAGTTTTATTGTCCGGATTAGGTTCTTTTATGTACATTGATTTGCCTGCTACATATATTTCACAGCCTATTATGGGCTTTATACCTGCTTCTTTTGCTGCTTTATAAAACTCAACACACCCATACATAGCACCATGATCTGTTATTGCTATACTCTTCATACCAAGTTCCTTAGCACGCTGAATTAACTTCTCTACTTTGCCAGAACCATCAAGGAGACTGTACTCGGTATGGACATGAAGATGAACAAAATTTTTAAATTCAGCCTCCATTAGATCATCCCTTCTCTTTAGTCTTCAAAATCTACCGAAGCAGAACCTTCGATAAAAGGTTTTGTATTCTTCATAACTACATCAACATGGTATGGATGTACCTGATAAGCCTCCATATCCTTTAAAGAATCAAATTTTATTATTAAAGCTATATCATATGCTCTTTTTGAATGAACCACATCACATCCAACTTTAACTTCTCTTGCAAAATCTACATTTCCTTCAATTGATTCAAGTACCTTTCTGACTTCATTTAATTTTCCCTTATTGTTAAGTTTAAAAAATACAATATGTGTTAACATTTAATTAACCCTCCCCTTATACTTTTAATAATTTTACAGAAAGTATAGCCTTAGCTATAATTTCTTCCTTTTCATTTAACATATCTACTTCTACTTTTCCAAAATATCTTCCTGTACCAAGAATTTTAGTATATATGTTTATAATATTATCCATCTGAACAGGCTTTAAAAAGTAAGTAGACATACTATCTATTGAAATGTTAGTATTATTTTGCTGTTTTAATGTCATGACTCCCGCAGTAGAAAGGAGCATATTTAATGCGTTCCATGATACTGTTCCTATAGTTTCCAGCATTTCAGGAACTATTTTACCTGAAAATTTCATGCCATCCTTAACATAGGAATATTGAAACTTTTTAAGCACCAAATCCTCCAATTTTTCTCCAACCTGAGGCTGCCTTAAAATATACTGAAGAGCTTTTATAACATCTATTTTTGTAACTATTCCAACTAGTTTATTATTATTGTCCACAACTGGGCACATAGATATATTTTCCCATCCCATAACATGTGCAATATAAGCAACTGTAGTCTTATAATTTACCTTTACAGGCTCCCTATTTATGTATTTATCTATTAATTCATTATCAGTCACACTATCATATATATCCTTTTTAGATATAATACCTATTAATTTTTTATTTTTATCAATTACAGGATATACTTTCATTTCAAAGTCTTGAGCGTAACTTCTAAGTTTACCTACACTATCAGAAGCCCTAAAAAATTTAGGGTTCTCATTCATTATATCTTCTGCTAAGATTATATCCTTCTTAACAAGATTTTCAGATATAGCTTTGTTTATTATACTTGCTATTGTAAAGGTATCATAATTAGAAGATATAACCGGCAAGCATCTTTCATTTGCAAGCTTCTTTATCTCCTCACTGCAGTCAAAACCACCCGTTATTAAAACTGCCATGTCATTTAATATAGCAAGTTTTTGGACATCTTCTCTATTTCCAACAATCATGAGACTTCCTGGATCGATGTATT is a window of Clostridium pasteurianum DNA encoding:
- a CDS encoding DUF1540 domain-containing protein; amino-acid sequence: MSTSTKLMCSAGTCVNNMNGLCTASTINVHGIKANAAVDTECETFAEKGVKNAISNLVNMNISGEIRQVFNKDSIVMSPRIKCEAVHCNYNDHKLCSARNVQIYGPGAATSEGTQCDTFSDKK
- a CDS encoding dihydroorotase, yielding MILIKNGYLVDPLSKREGKFDILIENEKVIKIYENIKEEENVQVIDALNCIVAPGFIDIHSHFRDPGFTEKEDIITGSYAAAKGGYTTVICMANTKPVVDNVETLKYILDKAKSAEVEVLQVGSITKGMQGEELVDMTVLKDNGAVGFSDDGKPIMDAKIVLEAMKLAKKLNVPLSFHEEDPSLICQSGINMGKIAKKLNIKGALSEAESVLTARDSVLAVSTKAKVDIQHISSKDSIEIIRWAKKMGANIIAEATPQHFSITEDEILRSGTNAKVNPPLRTEEDRKAIINAMKDDTIEVIATDHAPHTKLEKQREFSKAPSGMIGLETALSLAVTNLIKKHELNYMEVISKLTVNPAKFYNIDRGYIKENHRADIVIFNPDEKYVVSEDGFASKASNSPFIGKELSGKIKVTICKGKVVYRDKK
- the pyk gene encoding pyruvate kinase; the encoded protein is MQKTKMIFTVGPASETEEIVTAFVKAGMNASRHNFSHGDHEEHGRRIALVKKVRAKLNKPVAICLDTKGPEIRTGDFNPSKLELKKGSKFTVSCGDDIVGDATKCSVSYKGLYKDVKPGNNILIDDGLVGLTVESIEGKDIHCKVDNTGLVGSHKGVNVPNVSIQLPAMTEKDKGDLIFGCEEEIDMVSASFIRKPEDVIAIRKVLKEHGGDNIQIFPKIENQEGVDNIDAIIEVSDGIMVARGDMGVEIPIQRVPLIQKMIIKKCNAAGKPVITATQMLDSMIRNPRPTRAEASDIANAIFDGTDAIMLSGESANGAYPIEAVTTMAKIAQETETQIDYTKFLEDRKANERKNTADAISLGACVAASDLDAAAIITATQTGNTAKTVSKYRPKTPVIAVTPSEKVARKLAMNWGVYPIISDKFGSTDELIQTSVAKALEAGYVKKGDLVVVAAGVPTNVSGTTNMIKVHVVE
- the pfkA gene encoding 6-phosphofructokinase, whose translation is MKTIAVLTSGGDAPGMNAAIRAVVRTAIDKGLKVKGIERGYSGLINGEIFDMNRHSVSDIIQRGGTMLRTARCKEFLKEEGRKKAANVLKVFGIDSLVVIGGNGSFMGAQKLSKLGVKTVGLPGTIDNDLSYTDYTIGFDTTLNTVLDAINKLRDTSTSHERVSIVEVMGRDCGDIALFSGIAGGAESVILPEKGYDFNELCKNILEGKLRGKMHNLIILAEGVGGAAELAKKVQEVTGIETRATILGHIQRGGSPSAFDRMLASRMGVKAVEVLLEGKTSRVIGIRNGKIIDQDIDEALAVPRKFDDKLYDIANMLSK
- a CDS encoding DNA polymerase III subunit alpha: MEAEFKNFVHLHVHTEYSLLDGSGKVEKLIQRAKELGMKSIAITDHGAMYGCVEFYKAAKEAGIKPIIGCEIYVAGKSMYIKEPNPDNKTYHLVLLVKNETGYENLMKIVSKASIDGFYYKPRVDHEYLKSHSEGLIASSACFGGEVQSYILKDNLEKSKQAALFYKDTFKDGFYLELQYHGLENDMKVNDTLVSMSKELDIPLIATNDVHYINKEDSRSHDILLCIQTGKTIEDENRMRYAPEQFYLKSQEDMYEQFSYAKDALLNTAKIADECNFDYKFHESKLPNFPLAEGTDHYEYLKNLCYSGLKKRYEDMTDTLKDRLEYELGIIKRMGYVDYFLIVWDFIKFAREHDVPTGPGRGSAAGSIVAYTLGITKIDPIKYNLIFERFLNPDRVSMPDIDSDFCYEKRQKVIDYVVRKYGKDCVSQIVTFGTMAARLCIRDVGRAMNYSYGEVDKIAKMIPNVLNITIDKALEMNPELKAEYDNDDRVKELIDISRKLEGLPRHTSTHAAGVVISSQPLVNYVPLLKNEDSIVAQFTMGILEELGLLKMDFLGLRTLTVISDTIKMVKQNRNVDIDIDNINFDDSSVYKMIGEGRTVGVFQLESSGMTSFMKELKPDNLEDIIAGISLYRPGPMNEIPRYIKNKNNPEDIKYVTPELRHILDVTYGCIIYQEQVMQIVRDLAGYSMGRSDLVRRAMSKKKHHVMEEERHNFIHGIVGEDGKVEVPGCVRNGISEKIANDIFDSMMDFASYAFNKSHAAAYAVVAYETAYLVHYYPGEYLAAMLNSVMGNNEKVAFYIRCAEELGIQVLPPDINESYSKFTVKKDTIRFGLAAIKNVGVNVIESIVKARDSKGNFASFTDFCNKIDTSEVNKRAVESIIKAGGFDTLGVYRSKLLAVFEKIMDGISGQRKKNIKGQMNLFTDFGQEEYKQVEIQYPDIKEFDKKYLLAMEKEMTGLYLSGNPLEDYEETLKNVTSVKISDIVVNESLEDNAGIDENSKIKDGTRVIIGGIVTSVTKKVTKNNTMMAFIKIEDMYAAIEVIIFPKVLERNASYIKEDEMVIIKGRVNKREDEQPKIICEEISPLVGNNEKIYILVEDEAEVKNSIKNMRKMLLLYRGDTPIYLCTKKERRKFLIDKFLWVQNEPDLIKFLKDKFGESNVKVL
- a CDS encoding Dabb family protein gives rise to the protein MLTHIVFFKLNNKGKLNEVRKVLESIEGNVDFAREVKVGCDVVHSKRAYDIALIIKFDSLKDMEAYQVHPYHVDVVMKNTKPFIEGSASVDFED
- a CDS encoding DRTGG domain-containing protein — translated: MSKHEEIINYIMSLKAGTKISVRGIANDLSVSEGTAYRAIKECDNLGLVTTVPRVGTVRIKKVEKKNIEALTYREIVSVIEGTIIGGKNGIDKVLKKFVIGAMTTDVIGKYIDPGSLMIVGNREDVQKLAILNDMAVLITGGFDCSEEIKKLANERCLPVISSNYDTFTIASIINKAISENLVKKDIILAEDIMNENPKFFRASDSVGKLRSYAQDFEMKVYPVIDKNKKLIGIISKKDIYDSVTDNELIDKYINREPVKVNYKTTVAYIAHVMGWENISMCPVVDNNNKLVGIVTKIDVIKALQYILRQPQVGEKLEDLVLKKFQYSYVKDGMKFSGKIVPEMLETIGTVSWNALNMLLSTAGVMTLKQQNNTNISIDSMSTYFLKPVQMDNIINIYTKILGTGRYFGKVEVDMLNEKEEIIAKAILSVKLLKV